In a genomic window of Muntiacus reevesi chromosome 1, mMunRee1.1, whole genome shotgun sequence:
- the LOC136166156 gene encoding olfactory receptor 7G1-like, which yields MGPRNKTGILEFLLMEVTEDLELQPLHFILFLFIYLVTILGNLLIILAVISDSYLHTPMYFFLYNLSFTDICLSTTTIPKMLLNIQTQSQSITYTGCLTQLCFILVFVGLENSLLAVMAYDRYVAVCHPLRYMATMNFPLCGRLILFCLFISIVDALIHSLMVLQLTFCTDLEVPLFFCEVVQVIKLACSNTLINNILIYLATSIFGGIPVCGIIFSYIQIVSSVLRMPSASGKYKAFSTCGSHLSVVSLFYGTGFGVYISSALTNSSRNTAMLSMMYTVVPQMMNPFIYSLRNRDMKGTLRKLITRNASLL from the coding sequence ATGGGACCCAGAAACAAAACCGGAATTTTAGAATTCCTTCTTATGGAAGTGACAGAAGATCTGGAACTGCAGCCACTCCACTTCATTCTGTTCCTGTTCATATACCTAGTCACCATTCtgggaaacctgctcatcatcctggctgtCATCTCTGACTCctacctccacacccccatgtacttctttctctaCAACTTGTCCTTTACTGACATTTGTTTAAGCACAACCACGATCCCAAAGATGCTACTGAACATCCAAACACAGAGTCAGAGCATCACTTATACAGGCTGCCTCACCCAGCTCTGCTTCATCCTCGTCTTTGTTGGTTTGGAAAATAGTCTTCTTGCAgtaatggcctatgaccgctatgtggccgtTTGTCACCCACTGAGGTACATGGCCACCATGAACTTCCCCCTCTGTGGCCGGCTGATTCTATTCTGCTTGTTTATTAGCATCGTGGATGCCTTGATCCACAGTCTGATGGTGTTGCAGCTGACCTTTTGCACAGACCTGGAAGTCCCCCTCTTCTTCTGTGAAGTTGTTCAGGTCATCAAGCTTGCATGTTCCAATACCCTCATCAATAACATCCTGATATATTTGGCAACTAGCATATTTGGGGGTATTCCTGTGTGTGGAATCATCTTCTCTTATATTCAGATAGTGTCCTCTGTCTTGAGAATGCCATCAGCAAGTGGAAAGTATAAAGCTTTTTCCACCTGTGGATCTCACCTCTCAGTTGTATCCTTATTCTATGGGACAGGTTTTGGAGTGTACATTAGTTCTGCTCTTACTAACTCTTCCAGAAACACTGCCATGCTTTCAATGATGTACACTGTTGTTCCTCAGATGATGAACCCCTTCATTTACAGCCTGAGGAATAGGGACATGAAAGGAACCTTGAGGAAACTCATCACTAGGAATGCTTCTCTTCTGTGA
- the LOC136166165 gene encoding olfactory receptor 7G1-like — protein sequence MGPRNKTGILEFLLMEVTEDLELQPLHFILFLFIYLVTILGNLLIILAVISDSHLHTPMYFFLYNLSFTDICLSTTTIPKMLLNIQTQSQSITYTGYLTQLCFILVFVGLENSLLAVMAYDRYVAIRHPLRYMVTMNPSLCGRLILFCLFISIVDALIHSLMVLQLTFCTDLEVPLFFCEVVQVIKLACSNTLINNILIYLATSIFGGIPVCGIIFSYIQIVSSVLRMPSASGKYKAFSTCGSHLSVVSLFYGTGFGVYISSALTNSSRNTAVLSMMYTVVPQMMNPFIYSLRNKDMKGALRKLIVRTPSLL from the coding sequence ATGGGACCCAGAAACAAAACCGGAATTTTAGAATTCCTTCTTATGGAAGTGACAGAAGATCTGGAACTGCAGCCACTCCACTTCATTCTGTTCCTGTTCATATACCTAGTCACCATTCtgggaaacctgctcatcatcctggctgtcatctctgactcccacctccacacccccatgtacttctttctctaCAACTTGTCCTTTACTGACATTTGTTTAAGCACAACCACGATCCCAAAGATGCTACTGAACATCCAAACACAGAGTCAGAGCATCACTTATACAGGCTACCTCACCCAGCTCTGCTTCATCCTCGTCTTTGTTGGTTTGGAAAATAGTCTTCTTGCAgtaatggcctatgaccgctatgtggccattcGTCACCCACTGAGGTACATGGTCACCATGAACCCCTCCCTCTGTGGCCGGCTGATTCTATTCTGCTTGTTTATTAGCATCGTGGATGCCTTGATCCACAGTCTGATGGTGTTGCAGCTGACCTTTTGCACAGACCTGGAAGTCCCCCTCTTCTTCTGTGAAGTTGTTCAGGTCATCAAGCTTGCATGTTCCAATACCCTCATCAATAACATCCTGATATATTTGGCAACTAGCATATTTGGGGGTATTCCTGTGTGTGGAATCATCTTCTCTTATATTCAGATAGTGTCCTCTGTCTTGAGAATGCCATCAGCAAGTGGAAAGTATAAAGCTTTTTCCACCTGTGGGTCTcacctctcagttgtgtccttaTTCTATGGGACAGGTTTTGGAGTGTACATTAGTTCTGCTCTTACTAACTCTTCCAGAAACACTGCTGTGCTTTCAATGATGTACACTGTTGTTCCTCAGATGATGAACCCCTTCATttacagcctgaggaacaaggacatgaaaggagccttgaggAAACTCATCGTTAGGACTCCTTCTCTTCTGTGA